Proteins encoded together in one Aminipila butyrica window:
- a CDS encoding ABC transporter ATP-binding protein, protein MTDVLTMRNVTKRFGGLTAVGDVSFTIKEGEIFGLIGPNGAGKTTIFNLITAVYTLSEGEILFYGDSIASADPYGKGFVNGVKRRFNWKPLKPYQIAEKGITRTFQNIRLFKKLSVFENVLTACHRSGSYGLLQSVLPRKLPILKATLPWASSFCKQEEMLNQKTAELLQLMGLWEVRDMVAANLPYGMQRKLEIARALALNPKLLLLDEPAAGMNPEETIQLMELIRQIRDDFNLTVLIIEHHMDLIMGLCDKIFVLNFGKALAEGTPDEIQDDKRVIEAYLGKEEDIHVEGKQS, encoded by the coding sequence ATGACCGACGTTTTGACCATGAGAAATGTTACAAAGCGGTTTGGTGGCCTGACGGCGGTAGGAGATGTAAGCTTTACCATAAAAGAAGGTGAAATCTTTGGCCTGATCGGCCCCAATGGAGCCGGAAAAACCACTATTTTTAATTTAATTACCGCAGTATATACACTAAGTGAGGGAGAGATTTTATTTTATGGTGATTCCATAGCAAGTGCCGATCCTTATGGAAAAGGTTTTGTAAATGGTGTTAAAAGACGGTTTAATTGGAAGCCCTTAAAGCCTTATCAAATTGCGGAGAAAGGTATTACCAGAACTTTTCAGAATATCCGGCTTTTTAAGAAGCTCAGTGTCTTTGAGAACGTATTGACTGCCTGTCATCGTTCGGGGAGCTATGGCCTTCTTCAATCGGTGCTTCCCAGGAAGCTGCCAATCTTAAAGGCAACCTTGCCCTGGGCTAGTTCTTTTTGCAAGCAGGAGGAAATGTTGAATCAAAAGACCGCTGAACTGCTTCAGCTCATGGGACTGTGGGAAGTTCGGGATATGGTAGCGGCAAATTTGCCTTACGGCATGCAGCGAAAGCTGGAAATCGCCAGAGCCTTAGCTTTAAATCCAAAGCTGTTACTCTTAGATGAACCGGCAGCAGGTATGAATCCAGAAGAGACCATTCAGCTGATGGAGCTGATTCGGCAGATACGAGATGATTTTAATCTGACTGTCCTCATCATTGAACATCACATGGATTTAATCATGGGACTGTGCGATAAAATCTTTGTATTAAACTTTGGTAAAGCCTTGGCGGAAGGTACGCCGGATGAGATACAGGACGACAAGCGGGTAATCGAAGCATATCTGGGGAAGGAGGAAGACATTCATGTTGAAGGTAAACAATCTTAA
- the hrcA gene encoding heat-inducible transcriptional repressor HrcA, whose translation MDLNERKLRILQAIIGDFIRTGEPVGSRTLSKKYELGVSPATIRNEMSDLEDMGFLTHPHTSAGRVPSDKGYRLYVNELMSKKELSLEEKQIISEKLQSDMSEFERTIQHAASLLSEITNLTSFAMTPKTDEDKLRFVNVLPVDDSTVVLMIVAESGKVSNTALKIRVAYTRENLELLSKSMTYNFRGKTISEALTVDIIRSFETDLEAMGMLAQNIMPNFMKTLEKMLNVDLYMDGLTNIFSIPEYNDIDKAKVFLELLNKKEDFTKKLIDRENGVIITIGNENADDMMQNCSLITATYHIDGKLIGKIGVIGPTRMKYDEVTSVIEYITENLNNTFKLTGGSEDDD comes from the coding sequence ATGGATTTAAACGAAAGAAAATTGAGAATATTACAGGCCATCATCGGTGATTTTATTCGCACTGGTGAACCGGTTGGATCCAGAACCCTTTCAAAGAAGTATGAGTTAGGTGTGAGTCCAGCTACGATTCGCAATGAAATGTCCGATTTGGAAGACATGGGATTTTTGACCCATCCTCATACGTCAGCCGGCAGGGTACCTTCTGACAAAGGGTACAGGCTGTATGTAAACGAGCTTATGAGCAAGAAGGAATTGAGCTTGGAGGAAAAACAGATTATTTCAGAGAAGCTGCAAAGCGATATGTCGGAGTTTGAAAGAACCATTCAGCATGCGGCCAGCCTGCTGTCTGAAATCACCAACTTGACATCCTTTGCGATGACTCCCAAGACCGATGAGGATAAATTGCGGTTTGTTAATGTTCTGCCTGTAGACGATAGCACCGTGGTGCTGATGATTGTGGCGGAAAGTGGTAAAGTGTCTAACACGGCACTGAAGATTCGGGTGGCTTACACTAGGGAAAATTTGGAGCTGCTATCCAAATCTATGACCTATAACTTTAGAGGTAAGACCATCAGCGAAGCTTTGACGGTGGATATTATCCGCTCCTTTGAGACGGATTTAGAAGCCATGGGCATGCTGGCACAGAACATTATGCCAAACTTTATGAAAACCCTAGAAAAAATGCTCAACGTCGATTTGTATATGGATGGATTGACCAACATCTTTTCCATACCAGAATACAATGACATCGACAAGGCGAAAGTATTTCTAGAGCTGTTGAACAAGAAAGAAGACTTTACTAAAAAGTTGATTGATCGGGAAAACGGCGTGATTATTACGATTGGAAATGAAAATGCAGATGACATGATGCAGAATTGTAGTTTGATTACCGCCACATACCACATAGACGGCAAACTGATCGGGAAAATCGGTGTGATTGGTCCCACCAGAATGAAATACGACGAGGTAACTTCTGTTATCGAGTATATAACCGAAAATTTGAATAACACTTTTAAACTGACAGGAGGTAGTGAGGACGATGATTAA
- a CDS encoding acyltransferase family protein yields the protein MENTVSIGAPQTAKVRSYIFDNLRGLAIWCIPISHFTRVGGEFSQGSLSGIVYITINVFVMQLFMFLSGYFSKKVDRARESAFQTFLLPYLFFTLIFYIFRYLYFGHANLDFLKPPFALWFLFSVFFYRYYLKDLVKIKHLLAISIGIYLIAGLLPVDTDYFALGRTISYFPFFLMGYYCTSDRLKSLQKLKKWQSIPLLVLLLGASYGLAFYVKVPVAFYLLKTTAADIGIPWYTDIILRGVVLILAVLWTIVLLNLMPNKKNYLSYIGMNTMPIYIFHLFFRYVVQDVGFPCPNLTVYYLWVFGAASLCAVVFSSPPVAKVYDATLDQLYAGWLKLKKKMIYEQES from the coding sequence ATGGAAAATACGGTATCAATAGGAGCTCCTCAGACAGCAAAGGTCAGAAGCTATATATTTGATAATCTCAGGGGGCTGGCTATTTGGTGCATACCCATTTCTCATTTTACCAGAGTGGGAGGGGAGTTTTCTCAAGGGTCCCTCAGCGGCATTGTCTATATTACCATTAATGTGTTCGTCATGCAGCTGTTTATGTTCTTATCGGGTTACTTTTCAAAGAAGGTAGATCGGGCCAGGGAATCAGCCTTTCAGACGTTTTTGCTGCCATACCTGTTCTTTACGCTGATTTTTTACATATTTCGCTATCTATATTTCGGTCATGCTAATTTAGATTTTTTAAAGCCTCCCTTTGCTCTGTGGTTTTTATTTTCGGTATTTTTCTATCGGTATTATCTAAAGGATTTGGTGAAGATTAAACACTTATTGGCAATCAGTATCGGCATCTATCTCATCGCTGGTCTGTTGCCGGTGGATACAGATTACTTCGCTTTGGGCCGGACTATTTCCTACTTTCCATTTTTTCTTATGGGCTATTATTGCACCAGTGACAGGTTGAAATCCTTGCAGAAGTTGAAGAAATGGCAGAGTATCCCTTTGTTGGTCCTTCTGCTGGGGGCTTCCTACGGACTGGCGTTTTATGTAAAGGTGCCGGTGGCTTTTTATCTGTTGAAGACGACAGCGGCAGATATTGGTATTCCTTGGTATACTGATATAATCTTGCGGGGTGTAGTGCTGATTCTGGCGGTGCTGTGGACTATCGTACTGTTGAATCTGATGCCAAACAAAAAGAACTATCTGTCTTATATAGGTATGAATACCATGCCGATATATATTTTCCATCTGTTCTTCCGATATGTGGTTCAGGATGTGGGATTTCCTTGTCCCAACTTGACCGTGTATTACTTGTGGGTATTTGGGGCTGCATCGCTGTGTGCGGTGGTGTTCTCCAGTCCGCCGGTAGCAAAGGTCTACGATGCCACATTAGACCAGCTATATGCGGGGTGGCTGAAGTTAAAGAAAAAGATGATCTATGAGCAAGAATCATAG
- a CDS encoding ABC transporter ATP-binding protein has translation MLKVNNLNVHYGGIHALRGISIDVQQGEIVTIIGSNGAGKSSLLNAISGMVKYQGDVIYEDQNLPRQAHKVVKAGVCQVPEGRIIFANLSVHENLKMGAYLRTDKKGIQEDFERVYHLFPRLKEREKQVAGTLSGGEQQMLAMGRGLMSNPNLIMLDEPSLGLAPLLINTIFEIIVEIKQMGKTLLLVEQNAFKALSVADKAYVLEQGVITASGSAKELLADSTIQEAYLGKKNK, from the coding sequence ATGTTGAAGGTAAACAATCTTAATGTGCACTACGGTGGTATTCATGCTCTCCGGGGAATTTCCATCGATGTCCAGCAGGGAGAAATTGTTACCATCATCGGTTCAAACGGTGCAGGTAAATCTTCCTTATTAAATGCTATCAGCGGTATGGTCAAATATCAGGGAGATGTAATCTATGAAGACCAGAACCTTCCCAGACAGGCTCATAAAGTGGTTAAGGCGGGAGTTTGTCAGGTACCGGAAGGACGTATCATCTTTGCCAACCTCTCTGTGCACGAAAACTTAAAAATGGGTGCGTATCTTAGGACGGATAAGAAGGGGATTCAGGAAGACTTTGAGCGGGTGTATCACCTTTTTCCCAGATTAAAAGAACGGGAAAAACAAGTTGCCGGTACGTTGTCAGGCGGGGAGCAGCAGATGTTGGCTATGGGCAGGGGATTGATGTCCAATCCAAACTTAATCATGCTGGATGAACCATCTTTAGGCTTAGCACCGCTCTTAATCAACACTATCTTTGAGATTATCGTAGAAATTAAACAGATGGGTAAAACGCTGCTGCTGGTGGAACAAAATGCCTTTAAAGCACTTTCGGTAGCGGATAAAGCGTATGTGCTGGAACAGGGGGTTATTACCGCCTCAGGCAGCGCAAAAGAGCTACTGGCGGATTCAACCATTCAGGAAGCTTATTTGGGGAAGAAAAATAAGTAA
- the glpK gene encoding glycerol kinase GlpK, translating to MEKFIMALDQGTTSSRCILYNKKGEIVSLAQKEFLQLYPHAGWVEHDPMEIWSTQVGVAQEALYKIDATYENIQAIGITNQRETTVVWDKHTGLPIYNAIVWQCRRTAEYCDQLKTREGLIEKVKSKTGLLIDAYFSGTKLHWILEHVPGAREKAKNGDLLFGTIETWLIWKLSMGKIHVTDYSNASRTMLFNINTLQWDEEILAELDIPAGMLPEPKPSSCLYGTTDPVIFGGSVQIAGAAGDQQAALFGQTCFKEGEVKNTYGTGCFMLMNTGEKPVQSQNGLLTTIAWGLDGKVEYALEGSIFVAGAAVQWLRDELGILHDSAESEAMAASVTDSNGVYVVPAFVGLGAPYWNPYARGTILGITRGANKNHLVRATLESLAYQTADLLQAMEEDSGIKLAALKVDGGASANNLLMQIQADLLDTMVQRPMCIETTSLGAAYLAGLATGYWKDKEDVVQNWQIDQTFAPSLPQETRQSMLKGWKRAVRCALAWAEE from the coding sequence ATGGAAAAGTTTATAATGGCTCTGGATCAGGGCACCACAAGTTCGAGATGTATTTTGTACAACAAAAAAGGCGAAATCGTCAGCTTGGCTCAAAAGGAATTCCTCCAGCTTTATCCCCACGCCGGCTGGGTAGAGCACGACCCCATGGAAATCTGGTCTACGCAAGTGGGAGTAGCCCAGGAAGCCCTTTATAAGATTGATGCGACTTATGAAAATATCCAGGCCATCGGCATCACCAATCAGCGGGAGACCACGGTGGTATGGGATAAGCACACGGGTCTGCCTATTTACAACGCCATCGTCTGGCAGTGCAGAAGGACGGCGGAATATTGCGACCAGCTCAAGACCAGAGAAGGCTTGATAGAAAAGGTTAAGTCAAAGACAGGATTGCTGATTGACGCCTATTTTTCTGGCACAAAATTGCACTGGATTTTGGAGCATGTGCCGGGAGCTAGAGAAAAGGCGAAAAACGGCGATTTGCTTTTCGGCACCATCGAAACTTGGTTGATTTGGAAATTATCCATGGGTAAGATTCATGTAACCGACTACTCCAATGCCTCCAGGACTATGCTGTTTAACATCAATACGCTCCAGTGGGATGAAGAGATTCTGGCTGAGCTGGATATTCCGGCGGGAATGCTGCCGGAGCCTAAACCGTCCAGCTGCCTATACGGCACCACGGATCCCGTGATTTTCGGCGGCAGCGTACAGATTGCCGGAGCCGCTGGGGATCAGCAGGCCGCCTTGTTCGGACAAACGTGCTTTAAAGAAGGCGAAGTAAAAAATACATATGGCACGGGTTGCTTTATGCTTATGAACACCGGGGAAAAGCCGGTTCAGTCCCAGAATGGGCTCTTGACTACCATTGCTTGGGGTTTAGATGGCAAGGTAGAATATGCCTTGGAAGGGTCTATTTTCGTGGCAGGTGCAGCTGTTCAGTGGCTGCGGGATGAATTAGGTATTTTGCACGATTCCGCAGAATCAGAAGCCATGGCTGCTTCTGTAACCGATTCGAATGGAGTCTATGTAGTACCAGCGTTTGTGGGTTTGGGAGCACCCTATTGGAACCCATACGCCCGGGGCACGATTCTGGGCATTACCAGAGGGGCTAACAAGAATCATCTGGTACGGGCTACCTTGGAATCACTGGCTTACCAAACAGCGGACTTGCTACAGGCCATGGAAGAAGATTCAGGCATCAAGCTAGCGGCTTTAAAAGTAGATGGCGGAGCCAGCGCCAACAACCTGCTCATGCAGATTCAGGCGGATTTGCTGGACACCATGGTTCAGCGGCCGATGTGCATAGAAACGACCTCTCTGGGTGCTGCCTATTTGGCAGGCTTAGCTACGGGGTATTGGAAGGACAAAGAAGACGTTGTGCAAAACTGGCAAATTGATCAGACCTTTGCGCCTAGTTTGCCGCAAGAAACGCGGCAGTCTATGCTGAAGGGCTGGAAGCGAGCCGTGCGCTGCGCCTTAGCTTGGGCGGAGGAATAA
- the grpE gene encoding nucleotide exchange factor GrpE — translation MINQQKTAAEKDVDILEAQEADGTEATGEANTKESEAQDTEAPEVAVEPETEDVPAEESEQKYLRLMADFQNYKRRTEKEKSDIYAYANEKIVSELLDVIDNFERALAHGEGEEGFVQGMNNIFKIFKGVLEKSGLEEIEATGVAFDPNFHNAVMTEDSEEHESGLVTAVLQKGYKLNGKVIRPSMVKVAN, via the coding sequence ATGATTAACCAGCAGAAGACCGCAGCCGAAAAGGATGTGGATATCCTGGAAGCGCAGGAAGCGGATGGAACAGAGGCAACAGGGGAAGCTAATACAAAGGAAAGCGAAGCTCAGGACACGGAGGCCCCAGAGGTGGCAGTTGAACCAGAGACAGAGGATGTTCCGGCTGAAGAGAGCGAACAGAAGTATTTGCGGCTGATGGCGGACTTCCAGAATTACAAAAGAAGAACAGAAAAAGAGAAAAGTGACATTTATGCATATGCAAACGAGAAAATCGTTTCAGAATTGCTTGATGTGATAGATAACTTTGAAAGAGCACTTGCTCACGGCGAGGGCGAGGAAGGGTTTGTTCAGGGTATGAACAACATATTTAAGATTTTCAAGGGGGTACTGGAAAAAAGCGGATTAGAAGAAATCGAAGCAACGGGAGTAGCATTTGATCCCAACTTTCACAATGCTGTAATGACCGAAGACAGTGAAGAGCACGAAAGCGGCCTTGTAACAGCGGTCTTACAAAAAGGATACAAATTAAATGGTAAAGTAATACGGCCAAGCATGGTCAAGGTCGCAAATTAG
- a CDS encoding branched-chain amino acid ABC transporter permease has translation MSVFLQQLINGLSIGSIYALMAVGYSLVYSILNFSNFAHGGVIMLGAYIGLYALHLLPMSFLGALVIAAFGAGLIAVVLEKVAYSPLRKRNAPSLYFIISAMGASIFLENLVIATIGPTFKTYPQIFNPIPFTFGSISVSRIDVLMFVIAAISLAILVFIIEKTKVGLAIRACSYSSRGSNLMGVNVNRIIFVIFLLGGMLAGIAGMLFGMKYTVYPQIGVITNKSFIAAVFGGLGSLPGAVVGSLLLGLIETLSSAYIASQYRDLIAFTLLIVVLVIRPSGIMGKITEDKA, from the coding sequence GTGAGTGTATTTTTACAACAGTTGATAAACGGTCTGTCTATTGGAAGCATTTATGCACTAATGGCGGTAGGATACTCATTGGTATATAGTATTTTAAACTTTTCCAATTTTGCTCATGGCGGAGTCATCATGTTAGGGGCCTATATTGGTTTATACGCATTGCATTTATTACCCATGTCATTTTTAGGAGCTTTGGTTATTGCGGCTTTCGGAGCCGGGTTAATCGCTGTGGTATTGGAGAAGGTAGCATACAGTCCTCTTAGAAAGAGGAATGCACCCTCCTTGTATTTTATCATTTCGGCTATGGGCGCTTCCATATTCTTGGAGAATTTAGTTATTGCGACCATCGGCCCAACTTTTAAAACTTATCCTCAGATTTTTAATCCCATTCCCTTTACGTTCGGCAGTATTTCCGTGAGCCGAATTGATGTGCTGATGTTTGTTATTGCGGCAATCAGCTTGGCCATTTTGGTCTTTATCATTGAAAAAACCAAAGTAGGCTTGGCTATTCGAGCTTGTTCCTATAGCTCTAGGGGAAGTAATCTAATGGGGGTAAATGTAAACCGTATCATTTTTGTTATTTTTCTGCTGGGTGGTATGCTGGCCGGTATAGCAGGTATGCTCTTCGGGATGAAGTATACGGTATATCCGCAAATAGGCGTGATTACAAATAAATCCTTTATTGCTGCTGTATTTGGAGGTCTGGGCAGCTTGCCTGGTGCCGTGGTGGGCAGTCTGCTTTTGGGGTTGATTGAAACCTTAAGCTCGGCATACATTGCTTCTCAATACAGGGACTTGATTGCATTTACATTACTTATTGTCGTATTGGTAATCCGACCTAGTGGTATCATGGGAAAGATTACGGAAGATAAGGCGTAG
- a CDS encoding pentapeptide repeat-containing protein translates to MKKWDAEKAREQLENIEDSAVFLELAEAANQEGSSLEDRYIAGVSVEKGDFSGLEVSGSVFENCVFSDSAFPKSYFKDCLFMSCDFSNCNFSSSTFSRCSFEQVKGIGADFSESVFKQVELRACLFRYAVFTLCLLQDMVLETCDLSEAWLDSCKGQKWRWKDVSLVRANLYKTPLKGVDLRECQIEGIILSTEAREISGAVVDWMQAAELARFLGVVIK, encoded by the coding sequence ATGAAAAAGTGGGATGCAGAGAAGGCGAGGGAACAACTTGAGAATATAGAAGATTCAGCTGTATTTCTGGAGCTGGCTGAGGCGGCAAACCAGGAGGGCAGCTCCTTGGAGGATCGGTATATCGCTGGGGTTTCCGTGGAAAAAGGAGATTTTTCTGGTTTGGAGGTATCTGGTTCAGTTTTTGAAAACTGCGTTTTTTCCGATTCGGCCTTTCCTAAATCCTACTTTAAGGATTGCTTATTTATGAGTTGTGATTTTTCTAACTGCAATTTCAGCAGCAGTACCTTTAGCAGATGTTCTTTTGAGCAGGTGAAGGGGATCGGTGCTGACTTTTCTGAAAGCGTTTTTAAACAAGTGGAGCTAAGGGCCTGTCTGTTTCGCTATGCGGTCTTTACTTTATGTCTGTTGCAGGATATGGTCTTAGAAACTTGTGATTTATCGGAGGCCTGGCTTGACAGTTGTAAGGGACAAAAGTGGCGGTGGAAAGACGTGAGTTTGGTCCGGGCCAATCTGTATAAGACCCCCTTGAAGGGGGTGGATCTGCGGGAGTGTCAGATTGAGGGGATTATCCTTTCCACAGAGGCCCGAGAGATAAGCGGTGCAGTGGTAGACTGGATGCAGGCGGCGGAATTGGCCAGATTTTTAGGCGTAGTGATTAAATGA
- a CDS encoding ABC transporter substrate-binding protein, whose protein sequence is MKRKVSLFISIMMVLLLALTGCGGGSSGSGDAATDPIKIGWIGSLTGDQAPWGKCESQTVQMLIDETNAAGGILGRQLELVALDTKGDANEAVNAVKRLVSQDKVCAILGPNASAQALAITGVLESAGVSDIATVATNPKITVNDDGSVNEYNFRVCFTDPYQGAVAAGYAADILKYKKAAILYDVASDYSQGFMQYFIETFEAKGGTIVAKEAFKAGDTDFRPQLTKIKKADPEVILMPYYYKEVALSANQARDLGIKATLMGGDGWPSDTLFEMAGNSLEGSYVVNHFDYNDPDVKPLTEAYIAKYGTTPEINCYMVHDAYKVLLAAIEKAGNADPQAITDALTQVEVKGVTGTIKLGEKTHNPEGKEAAIQKIQLNPETGEFEYAFMQKYGAN, encoded by the coding sequence ATGAAGAGAAAAGTATCTTTATTTATCAGCATCATGATGGTGCTACTGCTGGCTCTTACTGGCTGCGGAGGCGGTAGCAGCGGCAGCGGTGATGCGGCGACAGATCCGATTAAAATCGGCTGGATTGGTTCCCTGACAGGAGATCAGGCGCCTTGGGGAAAGTGTGAAAGTCAGACCGTGCAAATGCTGATCGATGAAACCAATGCAGCCGGAGGAATCTTAGGCCGTCAGTTGGAATTGGTGGCTCTTGACACAAAAGGAGATGCGAATGAGGCTGTAAATGCAGTCAAGAGATTGGTATCTCAGGATAAAGTTTGCGCTATTTTAGGACCAAATGCGTCCGCCCAGGCCCTGGCCATCACTGGTGTACTGGAGTCCGCAGGAGTGTCTGATATTGCCACGGTTGCTACAAATCCTAAAATTACGGTCAACGATGACGGCTCCGTAAATGAGTACAACTTTCGGGTATGTTTTACAGACCCTTATCAGGGTGCTGTAGCTGCCGGATATGCAGCAGATATTTTAAAATATAAAAAAGCGGCAATTTTATATGATGTAGCTAGTGACTATTCTCAAGGATTTATGCAGTACTTTATTGAAACCTTTGAAGCAAAGGGCGGAACTATCGTTGCAAAAGAAGCTTTTAAAGCTGGCGATACGGATTTCAGACCTCAGTTGACTAAGATTAAAAAAGCAGACCCGGAAGTAATTCTGATGCCTTACTACTATAAGGAAGTCGCTTTAAGTGCCAATCAGGCTAGAGACCTGGGTATCAAAGCAACCTTGATGGGTGGAGACGGCTGGCCTTCAGACACGTTGTTTGAGATGGCTGGAAATTCTTTAGAGGGAAGCTATGTAGTTAATCATTTTGACTACAATGACCCAGACGTAAAACCGCTTACAGAGGCTTACATAGCAAAATACGGCACGACTCCAGAAATAAACTGCTACATGGTGCATGATGCTTATAAAGTATTATTGGCAGCGATTGAAAAAGCAGGAAATGCTGATCCTCAGGCGATAACAGATGCGTTGACTCAGGTAGAGGTTAAGGGTGTGACAGGAACCATAAAGCTTGGCGAAAAAACTCATAATCCAGAAGGAAAAGAAGCTGCCATTCAGAAGATTCAGCTTAACCCTGAAACCGGTGAATTTGAATACGCCTTTATGCAGAAGTATGGTGCAAATTAG
- a CDS encoding branched-chain amino acid ABC transporter permease encodes MFSWFYIEGILILVGINLMVVLGLSLLTGFTGLFSFGHAGFMAIGAYVSAICTMNFGIPFYAALLLGGIAAMVASLFIGYFTLNLKGDYFCIATLGFGEAVRLIFDNLQYFGGARGLPGIPLETTLAKVVIINIIGIAAMAFLIKSRHGRNMIAVREEELASQAIGINVFHYKMTSLAISALYAGIGGALWAHYLGFIQPLMFQLTKSTEMTIMVIFGGLGSITGSVVGAFILTFLPELLREFAQWRLVVYGAAVIIIMITRPQGMLGGMEFSLKGIIRFFRKFGKKKGQSAINAPEGGAEG; translated from the coding sequence ATGTTCAGTTGGTTTTACATCGAAGGTATCTTGATTTTAGTAGGTATCAATTTGATGGTAGTTTTAGGCCTGTCTTTGCTGACGGGCTTCACCGGGCTCTTTTCTTTTGGCCATGCAGGATTTATGGCCATCGGTGCGTATGTTTCAGCAATCTGTACCATGAATTTCGGTATTCCTTTTTACGCCGCTTTGCTGCTGGGCGGTATTGCAGCCATGGTCGCATCGCTATTTATCGGATATTTTACATTAAATTTAAAAGGGGATTACTTTTGTATAGCGACCCTTGGTTTTGGGGAAGCAGTGCGTTTAATATTCGATAATTTGCAATACTTCGGCGGGGCTAGAGGGTTGCCGGGAATTCCTTTAGAGACTACTTTAGCCAAGGTAGTCATCATCAATATCATAGGCATAGCCGCCATGGCATTTTTGATTAAGTCCAGGCATGGAAGAAATATGATTGCAGTAAGAGAAGAGGAATTGGCCTCCCAGGCCATTGGCATCAACGTATTTCACTATAAGATGACATCTCTGGCTATTTCAGCCCTTTATGCAGGAATAGGAGGAGCCCTGTGGGCCCATTACCTGGGTTTTATACAGCCTCTCATGTTCCAGCTGACTAAGTCTACAGAAATGACTATTATGGTAATCTTCGGAGGTTTGGGCAGCATTACCGGAAGTGTGGTCGGTGCCTTTATACTGACCTTCCTGCCAGAACTTCTCCGAGAATTTGCTCAATGGAGATTGGTGGTATATGGCGCGGCCGTTATCATCATTATGATTACAAGACCTCAGGGAATGTTGGGTGGTATGGAATTCAGCCTCAAAGGCATTATTCGTTTCTTCAGGAAGTTTGGAAAGAAAAAGGGCCAAAGTGCGATAAATGCTCCAGAAGGAGGTGCAGAAGGATGA